In the Apteryx mantelli isolate bAptMan1 chromosome 13, bAptMan1.hap1, whole genome shotgun sequence genome, one interval contains:
- the STARD8 gene encoding stAR-related lipid transfer protein 8 isoform X4 gives MTLNTCASMKLEVHFQRKQNEDSEEEDLCAISDRWAFQRESKRWSRVGSVDVLSQGSEVLNSTMRQTSSRESVLTDLSTNLEAVSLHSNASTGSTGGTLGIVVTPPDPSPIRDTATIAKSSQSLSDRSLTDQPSNQSEGSKEKPRKRRSRSFLKRIESLRRKDKEKASSEEKDAPSNGVTTKPGWDSVKCNGDLTVTKANCPKRGISASFHGKKHFFSVSYRTNRLLGSRGSKVSSDPKRSGVYLEDFEAAMKNSNNWAAGEYPHRQACKGDCLVYIPRDHKPGTFPKSLSIESLCPLGGSSLTNWKSGNKSVGLAGGGGGGSSSSMEDSSSPQGFEYRQRRGSCSSLGSRVSVYDNVPEFDSGEDFSKVDGEVTYENLDDILQHMWGLQQKVELWYKAISPDLVGEEGDEEEEETDSGGEPTFPSNLHFEEQSMSDVGTSASDFDSTGNSLNEAEEIEMRERRDSGVGASLTRPCRKLRWHSFQNSHRPSLNSASLEINRQSSAQLNLLQKCSLLRLTAIMEKYSVPHKQAWTWTVPKFMKRSKVPDYRDKMVFGVPPIINVQRTGQPLPQSIQQAMRYIRSQCLDQVGIFRKSGVKSRIQALRHMNETSPDNVNYDGQSAYDVADLLKQYFRDLPEPIFTSKLTDTFLQIYQFVSKEQRLQAVQAAIILMPDENREVLQTLLYFLSDIASAEENQMTAGNLAVCLAPSIFHLNVSKKESTSPRVIHKRGTVGKPDQKDLNENMAATQGLSHMITDCKKLFQVSHDILLQLSSSYMAADAYPHPLTEVMCQGEGKDLHSYFEQSVQNLLKESSEKFKGWLSTPGPLNTELSCKKQVGDGHPLRLWKVSTDVEAPPSAVLHRVLRERHLWDEDLLQSKVVEALDKNMEVYHYITDSMAPHPRRDCVVLRRWCTDLPRGACLLISVSVEHDKLQVEGGVKAIVLTSQYLIEPSGMGRSKVTHICRADLRGRSPEWYNKVFGHLCAMELARIRDSFPVLSPNGPETKI, from the exons ATGACCCTGAACACATGTGCCTCCATGAAGCTGGAAGTCCACTTTCAGCGTAAACAG AATGAAGACTCTGAAGAGGAAGATCTGTGCGCCATCAGTGACCGGTGGGCTTTTCAGAGGGAAAGTAAGAGGTGGTCCAGAGTGGGGTCTGTCGATGTCCTCTCCCAAGGCTCGGAAGTCCTGAATTCCACCATGAGGCAGACGTCCAGCCGTGAGAGTGTCCTCACAGACCTGAGCACCAACCTGGAGGCTGTGTCGCTCCACAGCAATGCCAGCACAGGCAGCACAGGTGGCACTCTCGGCATCGTGGTCACGCCACCTGACCCATCCCCGATACGGGACACTGCCACCATTGCCAAATCCAGCCAAAGTTTAAGTGACCGCTCCTTGACAGACCAGCCCTCAAACCAGAGCGAGGGCTCTAAGGAGAAACCTAGGAAGCGAAGGTCTCGCAGCTTCTTAAAGAGGATTGAGTCTCTCCGAAGGAAGGACAAAGAGAAAGCCAGCTCAGAAGAGAAGGATGCCCCAAGCAACGGTGTCACGACCAAACCAGGATGGGACTCTGTGAAGTGTAATGGGGACCTTACAGTCACCAAGGCCAACTGCCCTAAAAGAGGAATATCTGCTTCTTTCCATGGCAAAAAacacttcttttcagtatcatacAGGACTAACCGCTTGTTAGGCTCACGAGGGAGCAAGGTGAGCTCTGACCCGAAACGCAGTGGAGTTTACCTAGAGGACTTTGAAGCAGCcatgaaaaacagcaacaactgGGCTGCTGGAGAATACCCACACCGGCAGGCGTGCAAAGGGGATTGCTTGGTCTACATTCCCAGGGACCACAAGCCGGGCACTTTCCCCAAATCCCTCTCCATTGAGAGCTTGTGTCCTTTGGGTGGCAGCTCCTTGACCAACTGGAAATCTGGGAACAAATCTGTTGGGCTGGCGGGAGGTGGagggggtggcagcagcagcagcatggaggaCTCATCCTCCCCACAGGGCTTTGAGTACCGGCAGCGGAGGGGTTCGTGCAGCTCCCTGGGCAGCCGGGTGAGTGTGTATGACAATGTGCCAGAGTTTGACAGCGGCGAGGATTTCTCCAAGGTGGATGGGGAGGTGACCTACGAGAACCTTGACGACATATTGCAACACATGTGGGGCCTGCAGCAAAAAGTGGAGCTTTGGTATAAAGCCATTTCCCCAGACCTggttggggaggaaggggacgaggaggaggaagagacagaCTCAGGAGGGGAGCCCACTTTCCCTTCAAACCTGCACTTCGAAGAGCAGTCCATGTCTGATGTTGGCACATCTGCCAGTGATTTCGACAGCACGGGCAACTCTTTGAATGAGGCCGAGGAGATCGAGATGCGGGAGCGCCGGGACTCCGGCGTGGGAGCGTCGCTCACCAGGCCGTGTAG GAAGCtccgctggcacagcttccagaACTCCCACAGACCCAGCCTGAACTCTGCCTCCCTGGAGATCAACCGCCAGTCGTCGGCTCAGCTCAACCTGCTCCAGAAATGCTCCCTGCTTCGCCTCACTGCCATCATGGAGAAATATTCTGTGCCCCACAAGCAAGCCTGGACGTG GACAGTGCCCAAGTTTATGAAGAGGAGTAAAGTCCCCGACTACAGGGACAAAATGGTCTTTGGGGTGCCGCCAATCATCAACGTGCAGAGGACAGGGCAGCCTCTGCCCCAGAGCATCCAGCAGGCGATGCGCTACATCCGCAGCCAGTGCCTGGACCAG GTTGGCATTTTCCGGAAGTCGGGGGTGAAGTCCCGGATTCAGGCGCTCAGGCACATGAATGAAACCAGCCCTGACAACGTCAACTACGATGGGCAGTCGGCCTATGATGTGGCTGACCTGCTGAAACAGTATTTCCGTGACCTGCCAGAGCCCATCTTCACCAGCAAGCTCACAGACACCTTCTTGCAAATCTACCAGT TCGTGTCCAAGGAGCAGCGGCTGCAGGCTGTGCAGGCTGCCATTATCCTCATGCCTGATGAGAACCGGGAGGTGCTGCAGACATTGCTGTACTTCCTCAGTGACATTGCCTCCGCGGAGGAGAACCAAATGACTGCCGGAAACCTCGCGGTGTGTCTGGCCCCGTCCATCTTCCACCTCAACGTGTCCAAGAAGGAAAGCACCTCGCCAAG GGTGATACACAAGAGAGGCACCGTGGGGAAGCCTGACCAGAAAGACCTGAATGAGAACATGGCTGCTACTCAGGGGCTCTCCCACATGATCACAGATTGCAAGAAGCTCTTCCAG GTCTCCCATGACATCTTGCTCCAGTTGAGCAGCTCCTATATGGCAGCAGATGCTTACCCACATCCCCTGACTGAAGTCATGTGTCAAGGGGAGGGCAAGGATCTACACTCCTATTTTGAGCAGAGTGTCCAGAACCTGCTCAAAGAGTCATCAGAGAAATTCAAAGGCTGGCTGAGCACTCCGGGACCCCTGAACACGGAGCTCTCTTGCAAAAAG CAGGTTGGGGACGGGCACCCTCTGCGTTTATGGAAGGTCTCCACGGATGTTGAGGCCCCTCCCTCTGCGGTGCTGCACCGGGTGCTTCGGGAACGTCACCTCTGGGATGAGGACCTGCTGCAGAGTAAAGTGGTGGAGGCCCTGGATAAGAACATGGAGGTTTATCACTACATCACGGACAGCATGGCACCCCACCCGCGCAGGGACTGCGTTGTGCTCAG GCGCTGGTGCACGGACCTGCCCCGAGGAGCCTGCCTGCTCATCTCCGTGTCGGTTGAACACGATAAGCTGCAAGTGGAAGGAGGCGTCAAAGCCATCGTGTTGACGTCTCAGTATCTCATCGAGCCAAGTGGGATGGGCCGCTCCAAAGTGACGCACATCTGCAGAGCTGACCTCAG GGGACGGTCTCCAGAGTGGTACAACAAGGTCTTTGGACATCTTTGTGCCATGGAGCTGGCAAGGATCCGAGATTCTTTCCCAGTGTTGAGTCCGAATGGCCCCGAGACAAAGATCTGA